From the Deinococcus aerolatus genome, the window CGCCGCCGACAGCTGTGCCAGCGCGGCCCGGATCTGCTCGCGGCGCTGGGCGTCCTCGCTGCGGCCCACCGGACCCTGGCCCGTGTCGGGCAGCGGCAGTTCTGCGCCCTCGTCGGTGAACAGCGGCAGGGTGGTGCGGGTGGCCCGCAGGCGGTCCAGCGCCCGCGAACGCGCCATGACCAGCAGAAAGGTCTTGAGCCCCGCCCGCGCCGGATCATAGGTGCCGGGACGTTCCCACAACCGCAGGAACACGTCCTGCAAGACCTCCTGCGCCGCCGCGTCGCCCAGCAGGCGGGTCAGGACGGCCAACACCGCCCCCGCGTGCTGGTCATACACCTCCGAGAGCGCCGCCTCGTCGCGCTGGTGCAGGCGCCAGGCCAGCGCCGTATCTCTCTCCAGCGCCGTGCCGTGTGTTGCAGAGGCCTCCTCTGGACCGGCCTGCGCCGCGCCATGCCTGTCGTTCCCCGCCGCAGCGGCGGGGGGCCGGGGGCGCAGGGAAGAGCGGAAATCAGGCACGGCCAGCCACGTCATACCCAGCATACGGGGCGCGGGGGGCCAGAGGTTCGATCCCGGGCGGCGGCATCCGTCCCCCCCTCCCCGCGCTACGCTGGCCCCGCCATGACACAGTTGCCCCCCACCCCGCAGGAATTCCCGACCTACCGCGTTCAGGAATTCCTGCCGTCGTTCCTGCTGGGCTGGGGGCTTGGCGCGCTGCTCACCTTTGGCGTGCGCGCCCTGGCCGACGCGCTGCTCACCACCCCCTGCGAGGGCCGCACGCTGCTGGCGCTGATCGTGCCGCTGCTGCTGGGGCCGGGCGGCCTGGGCTTCACGGCCCTGAACTGGCGGCGGGCGTCGCGGGCGGCGCTGGGGCTGGGTCTGGTCATGGCCTCGCTGATGCCCGCCCTGTTCGTGGGAGCGCGTGACATTGCCGGGCTGCGCGGCAGCGGCTGCGCCGGCGGCTACGTCGTGCTGGCGCCGGCAGGTGGGGACTCCGTTTCCAGCATCACGCTGCGGGTGGGCGAATCGCGCGAGCTGACCGGGCGCGTCGGCGGTTTTACCCCGCAGGAGTACCCCGGCGAATTCAGGCTCAACGGCCAGGGCAGCGCCGCCGACATCGTGGTCACGCTGCCCAGAACCGCCGTTCGCGCCGGCGAGGTCTTTCCACTGACGGTCACGGTTCAGCCGGGGGCCGGGGTCAACACCTACACGGCGGGCATTCAGGCCACCATCCTGAAGGATGGCCGGACGGTCAGCGCCGATGGCACCCTGGAAATCAACGTGCGCCCCGCCGAGGTGAAATAGGCAGAAATCGCCACGGGCTTGTTGGGGCGCTGCGCCCGCGCCCCTGCCAGCAGCAGAGGCCCGCCTGCCACGGTTCCCCGGTCCGGCAGGTGTTACGTTACTTCCCGTGAACGTGACCGAAGTTTCCAGCATTGCGCTTCAGACCTTTTTAACCATGCTGGTGGTCATGGACCCGATTGGCCTTGCCCCCATCTTTATCGGGCTGGCAGGCAACCGGCCCAGTTTCGAGCGGCGCAAGGTGGCCCTGAAGGCCGCGCTGGTGGCCGGGGGCATCATCCTGGTGTTCGGACTGGTGGGGCGCGGGCTGCTGGAACACCTGGGCATCAGCCTCAGCGCCTTCCGGGTGGCCGGCGGGGTCCTGCTGTTCCTGATCGCGCTGGACATGGTGTTTGCCCGGCCCAGCGGCAGCAAGGAAACCGCCGAGGAGGAGCAGGAGGCCCAGGAACGGCAGGACATCAGCGTGTTTCCGCTGGCGATTCCGCTGATTGCCGGTCCCGGCACGCTGGCCTCGATCATGATTCAGGCCAACACCGCCCACGGCAACCCGCTGCTGCTGACGGTGGTGTTTCTGGTCACGGCCGCCGTGCTGCTGCTGTGCTACCTGGCCCTGCGCCTGAGCGGCCAGATCGCCCGCGTGATCGGCGTGACCGGCGTGCATGTGGTCACGCGGGTGCTGGGCGTGCTGCTGGGCGCACTGGCCGTGCAGTACGTCGCCGACGGCGTGCTGGAACTGGTGCGCGGCGGCCTGCGCACCGGCTGAGCCGGGGGCGGCCACGGTGGGGGCGGCTGGGCCATTTCGCTTACGTCCACAGCCTCCACACTACGCGCCCCGGCCAACATTCTCAGGATTTCTAGGCCATAGAATGCGGGGCATGACAGTCAAGGGCAGGGT encodes:
- a CDS encoding MarC family protein; the protein is MNVTEVSSIALQTFLTMLVVMDPIGLAPIFIGLAGNRPSFERRKVALKAALVAGGIILVFGLVGRGLLEHLGISLSAFRVAGGVLLFLIALDMVFARPSGSKETAEEEQEAQERQDISVFPLAIPLIAGPGTLASIMIQANTAHGNPLLLTVVFLVTAAVLLLCYLALRLSGQIARVIGVTGVHVVTRVLGVLLGALAVQYVADGVLELVRGGLRTG
- a CDS encoding RNA polymerase sigma factor; this encodes MTWLAVPDFRSSLRPRPPAAAAGNDRHGAAQAGPEEASATHGTALERDTALAWRLHQRDEAALSEVYDQHAGAVLAVLTRLLGDAAAQEVLQDVFLRLWERPGTYDPARAGLKTFLLVMARSRALDRLRATRTTLPLFTDEGAELPLPDTGQGPVGRSEDAQRREQIRAALAQLSAAHRETVERAFLAGESREEISGAMNVPVGTVKSRLSYALKHLRAVLEGAGLGKEAASWLE